A segment of the Acidobacteriota bacterium genome:
GTCGAGGAAGAGCGTGCCGCGTTCGGCGGCGCGAATGACGCCCGTGGACGCGTCGGTGGCGCCGGTGAAGGCGCCGCGGCGGTGGCCGAAGAGCTGGCTCTCGACGAGCTCGCGCGGAATGGCCGGGGCGTTGAAGGGCACGAACGGCCCCTGTTTGACGCGACTCGCCTGATGAATGAGGCGCGCGAGGATCTCCTTGCCCGTGCCCGTTTCGCCCGTGATGAGGATCGGGAGGTCGGCCGATGCGAGCCGCGTGGCGACCTTCAACAGTTCGAGCATCCGCGGCGATCGGAAGACGACGTCCTCACCGTCGTGCAGGGGTTGACGCGGCCAGAGATTCTGATCGTCGTCCTCGTTCTCGACGTCCGTCGTTTGGTTGATCGCGGCGCGTACGATGTCGCCGACGCTCTTCATCAAGGACAGATCATCGAGCGAGACGATCTGCCGCATTCGGATAGTCAGGCGTCGGTCGGAGCCACGCAGTTGCAGGATGTACGTGGCGTTGCTGGTGCTGTCCCAGACGGCCGACGGCTCGGCCTGGAAGTCGCAGCCGGACTCGCTCGACAGATCGACGCGGTCGCCGAGCCCGCTGCTCTGGAGGAGCGTCATCACGCGATGGGCGAGCAGATCGACCGAGTGGCCGGCGCCGAGGATTATCGCGGCGTCGCTGAGCAGCAGCGCGCTATCGGTGACGTCGAGCGCCCGAGGCGACCTCGTCGATCGGGCCCGGCCCGACGCGGCCAGTTCCGCCCGGTCTCGGCCGATCCAGGCCTCGTGGAAACGGTGGCCGATGGCGCGGCAGGCCGCGAGAGCACGGTCGAAGTGGACGGCGCCTTTGTTCTGCTCGCCGCGGAGTGTCAGCGTGAGGCCTTTGGTGGCCTCGAGGACGATCAGCGGATCGACGGCGCTTCGCGGACAGACGCGCATCGCCAGGGCGACGGTCTCATCGGCCTCGTCGTGCCGACCCAGGCGCGCCAGGGCTCGAGCCCTGGCCGAGAGGAGAGCGGTGCGGATGGGCTTGTACTGCCGTCGTGAGACCTCGCCATCGGCTGCCTCCGCGATCAGAACGACCGCGTCCCAGTCCTGCAACCGCTCGTGGTACGCGCAGCGCGTGATCTGATGAGCGAGGTCGTACCAGGAGCGGGCAGGGAGCGCCTGTCGCGGCTCCAATTCCGCAATCGTTTCGATGAAATTGCAGCACTTCGCCAATTGATCGTCAAAGAGTGCGACTTGAGCCAGAGTGTCGAGTCCACTCAACTGATTCAAGAGAAGGCCCTCGCTGATGCCGATTCCCTCGGCGACCAACTCGCCAGCCCGCGCAGACTGGCCCATGTAGAGTGCCATTGAGCCCAGATTGATCAGGCAGCCAGATTTCGCGACGGAGAGCGCGGCGGCTTCGGCAATTCGCAAGCCTGCTCGTCCAGCCTTTCCAGCGCGTCCAAAGTTTCCCGCATAAGTCTCTAGCCCACATTCAACGAGCTCGACCGAACTTCGGAGTGTGGCTTGATCCGTGCCGGAAAGAAGTCTTCTACCAAGCTCGAGATGACGATGTGAATTGACATAGTGGCCTCGCATCGCTTCTAGCCTGGCGACGACGAAGTGGAGACCACCAAGCGATGAAGCGTCGGCAATCGAAGCCGCCAACTGACGAACCTTCGAGAGCAGTGGCAGGCTCTCTTCAGGCGATTGGAACTGAGACTCTCGACTGAACAGCGCTAGCGCGGCGAAGAACCTCTGACTCGCAGATGCGGTCTTGTCAGCAGACTCAAATGCCGATCGCAGAGAGGTCAGTGCTCCGACGACGTCTCCAAGCTCATACGACGCCATGCCCTGTGCCAACAGTAGACGTACTCTCGCGATGAGGGGCAATGAGTCGACGGCAATGCTAGCGAAGCTATCAAGGACTCCTTGCGTGTCAGCCGATCGGAGCAATGCCTCGGCGTTTGTGACCTCTTCTGGAAGTGAGTCAAACGCCTGGTTGGACTTCTGTGATTTGCTGCTCGCCTGCTCTCGTCCCATGTGTCGCCCACCTGGACCTACGGAGGCGCGCACGATACCAGAAATCTCCGGCTGTGTCAGTGAAGTCGAAGTCGCCGAGCTGCTTCACTGCGGGCAGTCGGCTGGAGCGCCTCGTGGCCTGTATGCTGGTCATTGCGCAACTGAATCTGTGCGGTGAGCAGCTGCTCCGTCCCGTCGGGCGCGGTGACCGTGCCGCCATCGACGCCGTGCAGAATCCCGTCCAGGGCTTCCAACGGATCCGGCATGCGGAGGTCAGCAGCTCTGGTGAAGGCGGTCCGTCGAGACGGTGCGGGGGCCTTCATCGGCACCGTCCACGAGCTTCGGTTGCTGTAGTTGAACAGGCTCTCGATGTACTTGCAGTCCGCCAGGCGCTGCGCGTGCCGCCAGAAGCACGCGCCGGAACAGGCCCCATCTCCGGCAGCAACGCTCGGGCGGGGCGTAACAAACGTAGATCCGCCGCGGTCGCCGTGTCACTCACGCCGTTCGAAGACGATGAAGTCGTGCTAATGAAGGAGCGAGCGGCCGGCTGTGCCGGTTGGCAGAAGTTGATCGTGCCCGAATCGGTTCGCGCTCGGCAGAGTAATCGACGCGGCGAAAAGCGTGGCCGCGCTCTCCATTATGCGCCGGTGATCCTTCTCGAAGGGATCCGAGCCGAACGCCCCGATTACCGCGAGCGTTCTTCTATCAATCACGGGCACGGCCGCAGCATAACGCAGCGGAATTGGTAGCGATCGCGCGATTGGGCCAAACTCAAGGCTCGCATCGGAGTTGAGCACGACCTGCGAGTGAGCGAATACCCAGCCGGACACCCGTTCGCCTACCGGAACAACAAGGCCCTCGAAGACGGAAGTCGCGACACCAGACTGCGCGGCGACCTTCAACTCGTTCCGGTCAGTGATTGGAACGTAGAGGGCGAAGCTCGCTGCCGGAATCACCCGACGAAGATGTCTCAACAGGACATCCGCTGCTGATTCGAAGCTCGTGCATCGCGGGAGATCCCGCCGCAGTTCGTTGAACTCCCGTTCCTCCGCCGTTGTAGCGGCGATGACCTCCAATTGCGCTGGGGCAATGGTTCGTGCGGCGCTATCTCGGTCATGAATCGTCGCCAGTCGCTGGTCTGCGATATCGGCTTGTTCGAGCCGATCCAAGATCTTTAGGAAATTGTCAACGACCCAAGGGTCATAGGCGCTTCCACGCTTGTCCTTCAGTTCCTGCTCGGCTTGTTGTCGGGTCATCCGCGGCCTATATGGCCGATCCGAAGTCAGAGCGTCGTAGCAATCCACGACGGCCAAGATTCTGGCGCCGAATGGGATCTCCTGTCCTTTCAGCCCCTTCGGGTACCCCGTACCATCCCAGCGCTCGTGATGGTGGCGCACGATTGGCTCGACCGGGTAAGGGAATTCGATCGATTTCAAGATATCTGCGCCGACATCGGCATGTACTTTCATGCGCTCGAACTCTGCCGCCGTCAGTGGGCCTGGTTTGTTGAGGATGTACTCTGGGACAGCTAGCTTGCCGGTGTCGTGTAGAAGGGCCGCTGCTCTCAGAGCGTCCAGTTCCTTCTGTGACTTGACGCCAAGCGCTTCAGCGAGGGCCATAGTGAATCGTTGGACCCTCCGGATGTGGCCGTGCGTCACTTGGTCCTTGGCGTCAATCGCCAGCGCCATTGCCTCAACGGTCGATAGGAACACTCTGTTCAGTTCGTGAACTTTGTCCCGCTCAGTCTCTACGTGCTTCAGCGACCATCGATAGGTGAAGTAGATGACCAGTAGCAGGGGAAGAATGACCCCAATGAAAGTCGGGTCCACCGCACTGCCGTTCACGACCAGAAATGCCGCAATCGAAGCGCCGGCGGCAAAGTTCACAGACAACTCTGTAAAACTCGTCCACCATACTCGATGGGGCGCCGTTCTCTGCTCAGATGCGATGGCGAAGGTGATCAGCCAACTATTCAGCAAGAAATAGAGCAAGGTGAAGGTCCCGAGCACGAGCGCGAGGTGAGCATCGAGCCTAACGTTCGTGAGCGGCTGATCGATTCCGGCGATCCACGCCGCACACCAAATTGAAAATGGGGCGGCGGCCAAATTGAAGAGAACCTGCTCCCACCGCAAGTTGCCGCGTCGGGCGTGCTTTACGCAAAGGGCGAGCGCGTCCAGCACACAGAGCAAGACGCCAACCGCCGGACCGCAAAGGAGAGTGCCGGCAAAGACGAACGTTTCTGAAATCGATATCGTCGCGGAGACCGACGGGAGCTTGACAGACAACCAGCCGCTTACAAATGTGAATGCGGCAAGTGGAATCCAGTGTTCGGAGGGTACTGGCTGTCCCGTCAGGACGTCGAGGATGCTGGCTGCAATTGTCAGGGTTCCGATCGCCACGACGGCAAAGACATAGATCCGCGTCCGTCGAGACAGCGGTGGGCGTGACGTAGTTGCCATAGACGGCAAATCTGTCTATCGGCCTAAACGAGTTGCCTGTTTAGCTCCAGGCGATGATTCTGCTCTTCTGCATGGCTGTACCTCGCGACTGCGATAGAGCCAATTCCGTGCCATGTCATTCGCCCGGGCCATCAGCCGCTGTTGGTCCACCTAGGCCTAGAGCGATGACAAAACCGACGTTGTTCGCCTACTGGCCTGAAATGACAGTGTTGGCGTCGAGGACCCCGGCTCGATGGCCCCAGATGATGGCATTCGGGTCGACGGCGGCGGTGCGATGCCCCCAGATGATCGCGTTGGGATCAACGGCGGTGCTGCGATGCCCCCAAATGATGGCGTTCGGATCGACGGCGGCACTGCGATGGCCCCAGATGATGGCGTTGGGATCAACGGCGGCCGTGCGGTGCCCCCAGATGATGGCATTGGGATCAACGGCGGTGCTGCGATGCCCCCAGATGATGGCGTTCGGATCGACGGCGGCGCTGCGATGGCCCCAGATGATGGCGTTCGAGTCGACGGCCGCGCTCCGATGCCCCCAGATGATGGCGTTCGGGTCGACGGCCACGCTGCGATGGCCCCAGATAATCGCATTGGGATCAACGGCGGTGCTGCGATGCCCCCAAATGATGGCGTTCGGATCGACGGCGGTGCTGCGATGCCCCCAGATAATCGCATTGGGATCAACGGCGGCGGTGCGGTGCCCCCAAATGATGGCGTTCGAGTCAACGGCCGCGCTCTGATGGCCCCAGATGATCGCATCCCCGCCCACCGCTCCGTGCCACAACGCGGTGTTGCCGAGCATCGTGATGTCTGCGCGCGCGAGCGTCGCCGACACGGTCTTGTCGAAGAAGGCCAGGCCGCCGGCGGCCACCGGCCCGCCGCCGATCACGACCGACGTCGGCATCGTCGACAGATCGCCGCCCGACGCGAGCGCGGCCGCGAGCACGACGTTCAGGCTGCCCGCGCCCTGCTCGATGAGCCCGGCATTGGGAAGCTGCTCCGCCGTCACCTGCAGCACGAACTTCGCCTGCGCCGGCGTCAAGTCCGGACGCGCCTGCAGCACTTGCGCAACGGCGCCCGTGACGACCGCCGTCGCCATGCTCGACCCCGACAGCGTGAGATACGTCCCGCCCGACGCCCCGATCACCTGCCGCTCCGGTAGCAGGTTCCAGAGATGACTGCCGTACGCGCCCGCCGCGACGACGGCGTTGCCCGGCGCGACGAGGTCCGGCTTGATGCGCCAGCTCGACGGATCCTCCGGATCGCCGACCGGACCACGCGAGCTGTACGTCGCCACGGTGTCGTCGGCGCGGCCGACCGTCGCGTGCGTGTTCAACGCGCCGACCGTGATGGCGCCCGGCGTATCGCCAGGCGACACGACCATGCCGACAACGGCGGTGCCGTCCGCCGACTTGCCGAGATTGCCGGCCGATGCGACGACGATGAGGCCGGCGGCCACGGCGCGCTCGACCGCGCGGGCCAGCGGATCGACGTCATAAGCCTGCGTCGCTTCGTGCCCGAGCGACAGGTTCAGGACGCGCAGCTTGTAGCGGTCCTTGTGCTTGATCGCCCACTCGATCGCCAGGATCACGTCCGAGACGTAGCCCGTCCCGTCCGCCGCCAGCACCCGAAGGCTGACGAGCTCGGCCCCCGGCGCCATCCCGATGTACGCCGTGCCCTCGTCGCCGCGGCTGCCTTTCCCGCCGCCGGCAATGATGCCGGCCACGTGCGTGCCGTGCCCGTAGCCGTCGGCCTCGCCCGAGCCGTCGTTGACGAAGTCCACGCGGAGGCGAACCCGGTTCTCGACGTCGGGATGTTGGGCAATGCCCGAGTCGACGACCGCCACGCCAACGCCAGCGCCGGTCAGCCCGCTGAAATTGCCGCCGCTCCGGCCCGCCCACAGTTGGTTGGCGCCGGTGGCCTGCGTCGTCACGCTCATCGTGCTCGTGACCACGTCGTCGGCCGTCAGCGCCGAGACGTTCCCGTCGCCCGCGACGGCCCCGAGCTGCGCCCCGGTCCCCGACACGAGCGCGCCCATCTCCAGCCGCTTCAGCACCCGCACGCCGTATCGGGACGCGATGCGGTCCACCTCGTCCTGTGGGCCCTCGACGAGGACACGCAGCCGCTCGGATCCTCGGAGGCCCTCCTCGAGCCCCTTCGACAGCTTCGCTCGCCGCTGCTGCGCATCGGCGACTTGGGGCTGCAGGAACACGAACGACAGGCCGAGAAACAGACAAAGGCCGGAAACGGGGAGCGATCGGGAGGGAAGCCGCTTCATGTCAGACGTCCGCCTCGTGTGAGCGCCTACCTGCTGACAAGTTCGTAAGGTTGGGCACAGATATGTAAGGCACTTCCCATGCCACGGGCTTCGATGACACTATTGGCGTAATCCCGGTTACATTTTCGCCCTCAGCAGCCGAATTCCGCGAGAACGCGCACGAATTCGTGTGTGCGATTACGGTACTGTCGTAGAGCAGGGGAGTACCGCCGCCGATCGCTCCGCGACCGACCACCGCGTGGCGACTCGCCGCCACACTTTCACGTTTCTACACGTCGTTTCGCACGAAACCGCCATTCGACGCCCGGCCAAGATCCTCGTTCGCGCTTACGGCATTGTTATTGGAGGGTGTGGGACAGCGTTACCCTGGAGACGAGGTGAGCCATGAAAGCGGGTCGGGTGCTCGTGTTGCTGCTCGTCGCCGCCGGATGCGCGACCAACCCGGCGACCGGCAAGCGGCAGATCATGCTGATGTCCGAGCAGCAGGAAATCGGGATCGGCCGCGAGAACGACGCCGCCGTTCGGAAGCAGATGGGCGTGTACAAGGATGACGAGCTGCAGCGCTACGTGGCGAGCGTCGGCATGCGCCTGGCTCAGGCTGCCCATCGTCCGGCGCTGCCCTGGACCTTCACCGTCGTCGACGAGCCGGCCGTCAACGCGTTCGCGCTGCCGGGCGGCTTCATCTACCTCACCCGAGGCATCCTGCCGTTCCTGAAGAACGAGGCCGAGCTCGCCGCCGTGCTCGGCCACGAGATCGGGCACGTCGACGCCCGCCATTCCGCGCAGCAATACTCGAGTCAGACGCTGGCGGGCGGGGGGCTGGCGCTGCTCGGCATCCTCGTGCCTGAAACGCGCCCCGCTCAGGGATTGGCCAGCCTCGGGTTGCAGACCCTCTTCCTGAAGTTCAGCCGCGAGGACGAGCTCGAAGCAGACGGGCTCGGCGTCGGCTACACGGCGAGGAGCGGATGGGATCCGCACGGCATGCCCGGGCTGCTCGGCACGCTCGCGCGGCTCGACGAGGCGACGGGCACGAGCCGCGGCGTGCCCAATTGGGCGCTGACCCACCCGCCCGCAGCGGACCGCGTCACGAAGGTGCAGGAAGCCGTCGCGAGCGCGCCGGCGGGAGAGCGGGCGGTGAACCCGGCGGCGCTCGAGCGGCGGCTCGACGGGCTGGTGTTCGGCGACAGCCGCGAAAAAGGGATCGTCCGGGGCAACGAGTTCGTGCACCCCCTCCTGCAGTTCGCCGTCCGATTCCCCGACGGCTGGACGATTCAGAACAGCGACGAGCAAGTGGTGGCGCAGAGGCCCGAAGCCTCCAACGTCGCGATGTTGCTGGAGCTGGCGCAGGGCAGCTCGGGGAACCTGCAGCAGTACGCGCCCGCGATGATGGCCGAGGCCGGCTGGCAGCAGCTCAGCGGCGGACGGACGCAGATCAACGGCCTCGATGCGTACGTGGGGACGTATCAGGGCGCCGTCAACAACACCAGGGCCGGCCTGCGCGCCGCTCACGTCCGGGCCGGCAATCAGGTCTACGTGGTCGCCGGCCTGGCGCCGGCATCGCAATTCTCCGGCGCGCAACAGACGTTCGACACCGCGATCCACACGTTCCGCACGTTGTCGCGCCAGGAAGCGGATCGCATCCAGCCGAATCGGATCGACTTCTACGAGGTGCGCGGCGGCGAGACCTGGGATTCGATCGCGCGCGGTCCGGGTGACTCCATCGTCAAACCGTCGACGCTGGCCATCATGAACGGCCGCGATCCCGGCACCCCGCCGAGAGCAGGGGAACGCGTGCGGATCGTCGTCCGCGGATGAGGAGACCGCGTTTCGATCGGACGCCGTGGAAATCGATCGGGCTCGTCATCCTCACATCCGGCGGCGCCGCGTTCGCCTGCCTGACGTACCTCTGGATCCAGCTTCCTGACGTCCGTACGCTGCGCAACGCAAACCCCACGTCCACGGCGTTCATGCGCCTGCGCGAGGCCGAAGCCGGCCGGAGCAAGGGACGCACGCCACAGCCGGCGTTCCGCTGGGTCCCGTACCGCCAGATCGCTCCTGCGCTCGCGCGCGCCGTGGTGGTCGCCGAAGATGGCCGGTTCTGG
Coding sequences within it:
- a CDS encoding sigma-54-dependent Fis family transcriptional regulator: MASYELGDVVGALTSLRSAFESADKTASASQRFFAALALFSRESQFQSPEESLPLLSKVRQLAASIADASSLGGLHFVVARLEAMRGHYVNSHRHLELGRRLLSGTDQATLRSSVELVECGLETYAGNFGRAGKAGRAGLRIAEAAALSVAKSGCLINLGSMALYMGQSARAGELVAEGIGISEGLLLNQLSGLDTLAQVALFDDQLAKCCNFIETIAELEPRQALPARSWYDLAHQITRCAYHERLQDWDAVVLIAEAADGEVSRRQYKPIRTALLSARARALARLGRHDEADETVALAMRVCPRSAVDPLIVLEATKGLTLTLRGEQNKGAVHFDRALAACRAIGHRFHEAWIGRDRAELAASGRARSTRSPRALDVTDSALLLSDAAIILGAGHSVDLLAHRVMTLLQSSGLGDRVDLSSESGCDFQAEPSAVWDSTSNATYILQLRGSDRRLTIRMRQIVSLDDLSLMKSVGDIVRAAINQTTDVENEDDDQNLWPRQPLHDGEDVVFRSPRMLELLKVATRLASADLPILITGETGTGKEILARLIHQASRVKQGPFVPFNAPAIPRELVESQLFGHRRGAFTGATDASTGVIRAAERGTLFLDEIGDLDPAVQPKLLRFLESGEIHPVGEPRPVRVSVRVVAATNADLQQLVEAGRFRADLYYRIGAAKLALPPLRERKDEIPALASLFLARFARENGRRNLRLTDDFVAALLLYDWPGNIRELANELRRVVAMAGDGDAISCAELSPAILTRWHERPTLDRTATGPTVAIRLNQPLTQAIDELEQRFIEHALAASGGRVSDAAQLLGLSRKGLFLKRRRQGLLPRTAET
- a CDS encoding M48 family metalloprotease; protein product: MKAGRVLVLLLVAAGCATNPATGKRQIMLMSEQQEIGIGRENDAAVRKQMGVYKDDELQRYVASVGMRLAQAAHRPALPWTFTVVDEPAVNAFALPGGFIYLTRGILPFLKNEAELAAVLGHEIGHVDARHSAQQYSSQTLAGGGLALLGILVPETRPAQGLASLGLQTLFLKFSREDELEADGLGVGYTARSGWDPHGMPGLLGTLARLDEATGTSRGVPNWALTHPPAADRVTKVQEAVASAPAGERAVNPAALERRLDGLVFGDSREKGIVRGNEFVHPLLQFAVRFPDGWTIQNSDEQVVAQRPEASNVAMLLELAQGSSGNLQQYAPAMMAEAGWQQLSGGRTQINGLDAYVGTYQGAVNNTRAGLRAAHVRAGNQVYVVAGLAPASQFSGAQQTFDTAIHTFRTLSRQEADRIQPNRIDFYEVRGGETWDSIARGPGDSIVKPSTLAIMNGRDPGTPPRAGERVRIVVRG
- a CDS encoding S8 family serine peptidase; this translates as MKRLPSRSLPVSGLCLFLGLSFVFLQPQVADAQQRRAKLSKGLEEGLRGSERLRVLVEGPQDEVDRIASRYGVRVLKRLEMGALVSGTGAQLGAVAGDGNVSALTADDVVTSTMSVTTQATGANQLWAGRSGGNFSGLTGAGVGVAVVDSGIAQHPDVENRVRLRVDFVNDGSGEADGYGHGTHVAGIIAGGGKGSRGDEGTAYIGMAPGAELVSLRVLAADGTGYVSDVILAIEWAIKHKDRYKLRVLNLSLGHEATQAYDVDPLARAVERAVAAGLIVVASAGNLGKSADGTAVVGMVVSPGDTPGAITVGALNTHATVGRADDTVATYSSRGPVGDPEDPSSWRIKPDLVAPGNAVVAAGAYGSHLWNLLPERQVIGASGGTYLTLSGSSMATAVVTGAVAQVLQARPDLTPAQAKFVLQVTAEQLPNAGLIEQGAGSLNVVLAAALASGGDLSTMPTSVVIGGGPVAAGGLAFFDKTVSATLARADITMLGNTALWHGAVGGDAIIWGHQSAAVDSNAIIWGHRTAAVDPNAIIWGHRSTAVDPNAIIWGHRSTAVDPNAIIWGHRSVAVDPNAIIWGHRSAAVDSNAIIWGHRSAAVDPNAIIWGHRSTAVDPNAIIWGHRTAAVDPNAIIWGHRSAAVDPNAIIWGHRSTAVDPNAIIWGHRTAAVDPNAIIWGHRAGVLDANTVISGQ
- a CDS encoding HD domain-containing protein, whose protein sequence is MAIGTLTIAASILDVLTGQPVPSEHWIPLAAFTFVSGWLSVKLPSVSATISISETFVFAGTLLCGPAVGVLLCVLDALALCVKHARRGNLRWEQVLFNLAAAPFSIWCAAWIAGIDQPLTNVRLDAHLALVLGTFTLLYFLLNSWLITFAIASEQRTAPHRVWWTSFTELSVNFAAGASIAAFLVVNGSAVDPTFIGVILPLLLVIYFTYRWSLKHVETERDKVHELNRVFLSTVEAMALAIDAKDQVTHGHIRRVQRFTMALAEALGVKSQKELDALRAAALLHDTGKLAVPEYILNKPGPLTAAEFERMKVHADVGADILKSIEFPYPVEPIVRHHHERWDGTGYPKGLKGQEIPFGARILAVVDCYDALTSDRPYRPRMTRQQAEQELKDKRGSAYDPWVVDNFLKILDRLEQADIADQRLATIHDRDSAARTIAPAQLEVIAATTAEEREFNELRRDLPRCTSFESAADVLLRHLRRVIPAASFALYVPITDRNELKVAAQSGVATSVFEGLVVPVGERVSGWVFAHSQVVLNSDASLEFGPIARSLPIPLRYAAAVPVIDRRTLAVIGAFGSDPFEKDHRRIMESAATLFAASITLPSANRFGHDQLLPTGTAGRSLLH